In the genome of Massilia sp. PAMC28688, one region contains:
- a CDS encoding response regulator transcription factor: MRILLAEDDSVLADGLTRSLRQSGYAIDCVHNGEDADTALSTQEFDLLILDLGLPRLSGLEVLRRLRTRASLLPVLILTAADSIEQRVNGLDLGADDYMAKPFALSELEARVRALTRRGAGGGPTVVRNGPLAYDQVGRSAYINEQMLDLSARELGLLEILLARTGRLVSKEQLVDHLCEWGEEVSNNAIEVYVHRLRKKIEVGGVRIATVRGLGYCLEKFAAAGES; encoded by the coding sequence ATGCGTATTTTACTAGCCGAAGATGATAGCGTACTTGCCGATGGCTTGACGCGCTCACTGCGCCAGTCCGGTTATGCGATCGACTGCGTCCACAATGGCGAAGACGCCGACACTGCCCTGTCGACCCAGGAGTTCGACCTGCTGATCCTGGACCTGGGCCTGCCCCGCCTGTCCGGCCTGGAAGTGCTGCGCCGCCTGCGCACGCGCGCCTCCCTGCTGCCGGTGCTGATCCTGACGGCGGCCGACTCGATCGAGCAGCGTGTCAATGGCCTGGACCTGGGCGCCGACGACTACATGGCCAAGCCCTTTGCCCTGTCGGAACTGGAAGCGCGGGTGCGCGCCCTGACCCGGCGCGGCGCCGGCGGCGGTCCCACCGTGGTGCGCAACGGCCCGCTGGCCTACGACCAGGTGGGCCGCAGCGCCTACATCAACGAGCAGATGCTGGACCTGTCGGCGCGTGAACTGGGCCTGCTCGAAATCCTGCTGGCGCGCACCGGGCGCCTGGTGTCGAAGGAGCAGCTGGTGGACCATCTGTGCGAATGGGGCGAGGAAGTGTCGAACAATGCCATCGAAGTCTATGTCCACCGCCTGCGCAAGAAAATCGAGGTGGGCGGCGTGCGCATTGCCACCGTGCGCGGTCTGGGCTACTGCCTCGAAAAATTCGCGGCGGCGGGCGAATCCTAA
- a CDS encoding sensor histidine kinase, translating into MENGFAGSQADAAPVALYVPPNPEPDENMQHSLFGEILDWMLAPLLLLWPMSIAITYLVAKSIANQPFDHALEDSVTVLAQQVKEVDGRVISRLPGSARDILRADDVDSVYFQITGPQAEHVDGDRDMPQPLSPDRYRTGRVHFRNDSMNGTPVRIAFSYVNLRPKSAPGDEPPAALVQVAETLDKRAQLANEIIKGVILPQFIILPIVLALVWFALARGLSPLAQLQERIRARRPDDLSPIDARQVPEEISPLVGSLNDMLGRLSQTIEMQKRFIADAAHQMKTPLAGMRMQSELALRQKHPDEIHRSLEQLATSSESATRLVNQLLALARAEHHPHAGTALAALDLNAVARDTVREWVQASMAARIDMGFEGAAAPVPIEGNAVMLRELLSNLIDNALRYTPARGSVTVRVRQDEEYAVLEVEDTGPGIAPGERGHVFERFYRVLGSTAQGSGLGLAIVREIAQQHDAEVDIFHNPHSSSARWPGSQFRITFPHHKEPA; encoded by the coding sequence GTGGAGAACGGTTTCGCCGGCAGCCAGGCCGACGCCGCGCCCGTGGCGCTGTACGTCCCGCCCAATCCGGAGCCGGACGAAAACATGCAGCACTCGCTGTTTGGCGAGATCCTCGACTGGATGCTGGCCCCGCTGCTGCTGCTGTGGCCCATGAGTATCGCCATCACCTACCTGGTGGCCAAATCGATCGCCAACCAGCCCTTCGACCACGCACTGGAAGACAGCGTGACGGTGCTGGCGCAGCAGGTCAAGGAAGTCGATGGCCGCGTGATCTCGCGCCTGCCCGGCAGTGCGCGCGACATCCTGCGCGCCGATGATGTGGACAGCGTCTACTTCCAGATCACCGGCCCGCAGGCCGAGCACGTGGACGGCGACCGCGACATGCCGCAACCGCTGTCCCCCGACCGCTACCGCACCGGGCGCGTCCACTTTCGCAACGACAGCATGAACGGCACGCCGGTGCGCATCGCCTTTTCATATGTGAACCTGCGCCCGAAATCGGCCCCGGGCGACGAGCCGCCCGCCGCCCTGGTGCAGGTGGCCGAAACGCTGGACAAGCGCGCGCAGCTGGCCAACGAAATCATCAAGGGCGTGATCCTGCCCCAGTTCATCATCCTGCCCATCGTGCTGGCCCTGGTCTGGTTTGCGCTGGCGCGCGGCCTGTCGCCGCTGGCCCAGCTGCAGGAGCGTATCCGTGCGCGCCGCCCCGACGACCTCTCGCCGATCGACGCGCGCCAGGTGCCGGAAGAGATTTCGCCGCTGGTCGGCTCCCTCAACGACATGCTGGGTCGCCTGTCGCAGACCATCGAAATGCAGAAGCGCTTCATCGCCGACGCAGCGCACCAGATGAAGACCCCGCTGGCAGGCATGCGCATGCAGTCCGAGCTGGCCCTGCGCCAGAAGCATCCCGACGAAATCCACCGCTCGCTCGAGCAGCTGGCCACCAGTTCGGAGTCGGCCACGCGCCTGGTCAACCAGCTGCTGGCGCTGGCCAGGGCCGAGCACCATCCGCATGCCGGTACTGCCCTTGCCGCGCTGGACTTGAACGCGGTGGCGCGCGACACGGTGCGCGAATGGGTGCAGGCATCGATGGCGGCCAGGATCGACATGGGCTTCGAGGGCGCCGCCGCCCCGGTTCCCATCGAAGGCAATGCCGTCATGCTGCGCGAGCTGCTGTCGAACCTGATCGACAACGCCCTGCGCTACACGCCCGCGCGCGGCAGCGTAACGGTGCGCGTGCGCCAGGATGAAGAGTACGCCGTGCTGGAAGTGGAAGATACCGGGCCCGGCATCGCACCGGGTGAACGCGGCCACGTGTTTGAACGGTTTTACCGGGTACTGGGGAGCACGGCGCAAGGCAGCGGTCTTGGCCTGGCCATCGTGCGCGAGATCGCCCAGCAGCATGACGCCGAAGTCGACATCTTCCACAATCCACACAGCAGCAGCGCCAGGTGGCCCGGGTCGCAATTCCGCATCACCTTCCCCCATCATAAGGAGCCAGCATGA
- a CDS encoding DUF4212 domain-containing protein, protein MTSTPLAALLRQRALHWRRARRVTAMLCGLWFLTTVVTVFFARELATLTVLGWPLSFYMAAQGCSLIYLAVIGIYALAMRRADRRFVRAMRGAA, encoded by the coding sequence ATGACATCCACGCCGCTCGCGGCCTTGCTGCGTCAACGTGCGCTGCACTGGCGCCGCGCGCGCCGCGTAACGGCAATGCTGTGCGGGCTATGGTTCCTGACCACCGTCGTCACCGTCTTCTTTGCGCGTGAGCTGGCCACGCTTACCGTGCTTGGATGGCCGCTGTCGTTCTACATGGCCGCCCAGGGCTGCTCGCTGATCTACCTTGCCGTGATCGGCATCTACGCGCTGGCCATGCGGCGCGCCGACCGCCGCTTTGTGCGCGCCATGCGGGGCGCCGCATGA
- a CDS encoding sodium:solute symporter family protein, with the protein MKSKDSYFRRLSRYYLYYTACFAGFLVSLASLENEGMPRVWIGYLFMVATIGLYAAIGVISRTSNVSEYYVAGRRVPALFNGMATAADWISAASFISLAGGLYLYGFDGLAYIMGWTGGYCLVALLIAPYLRRFAQYTIPDFLAVRFGGGRQGSGAPVRMIAVGATIIVSFTYVVAQIYAVGLIASRFTGVDFSVGIFLGLASILVCSFLGGMRAITWTQVAQYIIILVAFLIPTMWLSMKHTDNPVPQMAYGAVLPKLAERERELQSDPREMQVRSMFRMRAEQFDERVRTLPASWEAGLQEAQRMLDAARLRNVSMQDVRAAERALIAYPKTAEEAGRIWSAARDANLARSRVPQPHAQPYPADTPEGSDIRRNNFLALVLCLMLGTAALPHILMRSYTTPSVRDTRVSVFWTLFFILLVYLTIPALAVLVKYDIYSALVGSDFASLPTWISYWANVDRITPLISVADINGDGIVQLAEIAIDGDVLVLATPEIAGLPYVISGLVAAGGLAAALSTADGLLLAISNALSHDVYYKVVDPAASTQKRVTISKLLLLGVAFIAAYAASQRPADILSLVGAAFSLAASTLFPALVCGVFWKRANHAGAIAGMLAGFSVCVFYMLHTHPILGGSAAGQWFHIAPISAGIFGVPAGIAVLVIVSLLTPAPDAMSNGLVDHIRSPDEVDDFINKA; encoded by the coding sequence ATGAAAAGCAAGGACTCCTACTTCCGGCGCCTGTCGCGCTACTATTTGTATTACACGGCGTGCTTTGCCGGCTTTTTGGTGTCGCTGGCGAGCCTGGAAAACGAAGGCATGCCGCGTGTGTGGATCGGCTACCTGTTCATGGTCGCCACCATTGGCCTGTACGCGGCCATCGGCGTCATCAGCCGCACCTCCAACGTCTCGGAATACTATGTGGCCGGACGCCGCGTCCCGGCCCTGTTCAACGGCATGGCCACGGCCGCCGACTGGATCTCGGCGGCCAGTTTCATCAGCCTGGCCGGTGGCCTGTACCTGTACGGCTTCGACGGCCTGGCCTACATCATGGGCTGGACCGGTGGCTACTGCCTGGTGGCGCTGCTGATCGCGCCCTACCTGCGGCGCTTCGCCCAGTACACCATTCCCGACTTTCTGGCCGTGCGCTTTGGCGGCGGCCGGCAAGGCAGCGGCGCGCCGGTGCGCATGATCGCGGTGGGGGCCACGATCATCGTGTCCTTCACCTACGTGGTGGCGCAGATTTACGCAGTAGGCCTGATTGCCTCGCGCTTTACGGGAGTCGATTTCTCGGTCGGGATTTTCCTGGGGCTGGCCAGCATCCTGGTGTGCTCCTTCCTGGGCGGCATGCGCGCCATTACCTGGACCCAGGTGGCGCAGTACATCATCATCCTGGTCGCCTTCCTGATTCCCACCATGTGGCTGTCGATGAAACATACCGACAACCCGGTGCCACAAATGGCCTATGGCGCGGTGCTGCCCAAGCTGGCCGAGCGGGAACGCGAACTGCAGTCGGACCCGCGCGAAATGCAGGTGCGCTCGATGTTCCGCATGCGTGCCGAGCAATTCGATGAACGTGTGCGCACGCTGCCGGCGTCGTGGGAAGCGGGCCTGCAGGAGGCGCAGCGCATGCTCGATGCAGCGCGCCTGCGCAACGTGTCGATGCAGGACGTGCGCGCAGCCGAACGCGCCCTCATCGCCTACCCCAAGACGGCCGAGGAGGCGGGCCGCATCTGGAGCGCTGCGCGCGACGCCAACCTGGCGCGCTCGCGCGTGCCCCAGCCCCACGCGCAGCCCTACCCGGCGGACACGCCGGAAGGCTCAGACATTCGCCGCAATAATTTCCTGGCGCTGGTGCTGTGCCTCATGCTCGGTACCGCCGCCCTGCCCCACATCCTCATGCGCTCGTATACCACCCCGAGCGTGCGCGATACCCGCGTATCGGTATTCTGGACCCTGTTCTTCATCCTGCTGGTGTACCTGACCATTCCCGCGCTCGCGGTGCTGGTCAAGTACGACATCTACAGCGCGCTGGTGGGATCGGATTTTGCCAGTCTGCCCACCTGGATCTCCTACTGGGCCAATGTGGACCGCATCACGCCCCTGATCAGCGTGGCCGACATCAACGGCGATGGGATCGTGCAGCTGGCGGAAATTGCCATCGATGGCGACGTGCTGGTGCTCGCCACGCCCGAAATCGCGGGCCTGCCGTATGTGATTTCCGGGCTGGTGGCAGCCGGCGGCCTGGCCGCCGCGCTGTCCACGGCCGATGGCCTGCTGCTGGCCATTTCCAACGCCCTCTCGCACGACGTCTACTACAAGGTGGTTGATCCGGCCGCCTCCACCCAGAAGCGCGTGACGATCTCCAAGCTGCTCTTGCTCGGCGTCGCTTTCATTGCGGCGTATGCGGCTTCGCAGCGCCCGGCCGACATCCTGTCGCTGGTGGGCGCCGCGTTTTCGCTGGCCGCGTCGACCCTGTTCCCGGCCCTCGTATGCGGCGTGTTCTGGAAGCGCGCCAACCACGCCGGCGCCATTGCCGGCATGCTGGCCGGCTTTTCGGTGTGCGTCTTTTACATGCTGCACACGCACCCGATCCTGGGCGGCAGCGCCGCCGGCCAGTGG
- the recA gene encoding recombinase RecA has translation MDDKKNVMNAAEKGKALAAALAQIEKQFGKGSVMRMDASTPVEEVQTVSTGSLGLDIALGVGGLPRGRVVEIYGPESSGKTTLTLQTIAQMQKLGGTCAFIDAEHALDVTYAQKLGINLSELLISQPDTGEQALEICDALVRSGSVDMIVVDSVAALTPRAEIEGDMGDSLPGLQARLMSQALRKLTGSINRTNTLVIFINQIRMKIGVMFGSPETTTGGNALKFYASVRLDIRRTGSIKSGDEVIGNETKVKVVKNKIAPPFKEAHFDILYGEGTSREGEILDLGADNKIVEKSGSWYSYNGERIGQGKDNARIYLKERPALAREIENKVRVALGVRELPPAAGEEQPAKVAKLKAVAE, from the coding sequence ATGGACGACAAGAAAAACGTAATGAATGCTGCGGAAAAGGGCAAGGCGCTGGCCGCCGCCCTGGCGCAAATCGAAAAGCAGTTCGGCAAGGGTTCGGTCATGCGCATGGATGCGTCCACCCCGGTCGAGGAAGTGCAGACCGTGTCCACCGGTTCGCTGGGCCTGGACATCGCGCTGGGCGTGGGCGGGCTGCCGCGCGGCCGCGTGGTCGAAATTTACGGTCCCGAGTCGTCCGGTAAAACCACGCTGACGCTGCAGACCATCGCGCAAATGCAAAAGCTGGGCGGCACCTGCGCCTTTATCGACGCCGAGCACGCGCTGGACGTTACCTACGCCCAAAAGCTGGGCATCAACCTGTCGGAGCTGCTCATTTCGCAGCCGGACACGGGCGAGCAGGCGCTGGAAATCTGCGATGCGCTGGTGCGCTCGGGCAGCGTGGACATGATCGTGGTCGACTCCGTGGCGGCACTGACACCGCGCGCCGAGATCGAGGGCGACATGGGCGACTCCCTGCCAGGCCTGCAGGCACGCCTCATGTCCCAGGCACTGCGCAAGCTGACCGGCTCCATCAACCGCACCAACACGCTGGTGATCTTCATTAACCAGATCCGCATGAAGATCGGCGTCATGTTTGGCAGCCCGGAAACTACCACCGGTGGCAATGCGCTCAAGTTCTATGCCTCCGTACGCCTGGACATCCGCCGTACCGGTTCCATCAAGTCCGGCGACGAAGTCATCGGCAATGAAACCAAGGTCAAGGTCGTCAAGAACAAGATCGCGCCGCCATTCAAGGAAGCGCACTTCGACATCCTGTATGGCGAAGGCACGTCGCGCGAAGGCGAAATCCTCGATCTGGGCGCCGACAACAAGATCGTGGAGAAGTCCGGTTCCTGGTACAGCTATAACGGCGAACGTATCGGCCAGGGCAAGGACAATGCGCGCATCTATCTCAAGGAGCGGCCGGCACTGGCGCGCGAAATCGAGAACAAGGTCCGCGTGGCGCTGGGT